The Girardinichthys multiradiatus isolate DD_20200921_A chromosome 23, DD_fGirMul_XY1, whole genome shotgun sequence DNA segment TACAGATGCACCGCTCACTATTGCCACCTCACCCACCTCAGTTGATTGCAAAGGTGTTGGAGCCTTTGACAGCAGAGAATCTGGTCGATCTGGTTCAGGTTCTGATCTGCGAACTAGCTCTTCCAGCCTGGGAGGTAGATTACCAGCCTCTGCTCTGAGAGGAAAGATCCAGTCTTTGCCCTGGTACATGACTCGTTCCCAGGAGATTCTGGGAAATCTGGACTATCCTTCGACAAGTTCTATCAATGGAGACACATCTGGCTTTGGCTCTGGTTTGTCTGTAGCAAGTGGTTTATCAGACTTAAACAAAACCCCTGTCAAGGACAAGGAGACAATTGCCTCAAAATCAGGAAGTAAAGGAAGCATCTTAGATGATGGAGCAGAGGTTGTCATCGCAACTATCAAAGAGGCTCCAGAATTAAGTTCACATATGAAAAAGGCCAGTGGAACAAATGGGTCACATCCTAATCTGAGTTTTAGAGATAACAGTCCACACCTTGGCAGTGTTTCTTCAGAGCAGCCTCAGTCACGGCCTCATTCAGCTGTGGGGCTGGGAGGTGTAACAATCATGCAGATTGGAGGCGACTCACCGACCTCCTCTGGAGCAGACACCACTCCTCCACAGCAACATCGAGAGTCTTGTGGCTGTCGCACTGTTTATGCCAACTGTTTCAGTGGAGACACTGAGGATGGAGTAAGCTTTGATGAGGAACTCACCGTTTATGAGTTCTCTCGCCGCATATGCCCTAAACCTGCTCAGGCATCATCTCCAACAATACCCTCTCCAAAACCCAACATCCTGTCACTTTTGAGGGACAACCCTCGGCCACTGTCTACATTCTCCACTGCGTCCACTGAACTGAGTCCTCTGGTTTCGTGTCCAGTTTCACCTACAGTTTCACTCAGTGGGCGTCTTCGTTCCCTTACCAACAAGAACTATGGGGGATTAAGGGGTGGTTTTGTCTCTCTACGTGAAGACATAGATCAACTTCTTCTGGTATTAGAGAAGGGAGTGCTTGACCAGTCTCAGCACCCCTCAAAACTGGAGAACACAGACCTAAATCACAATGGAACAGAAGACAATACTGCTGCAAGGAAGGTCTGCACTGGAATAAGTCCTGTCATCATGACAGAGTCTGAAAGGAGTCTTCTCCAGGCAGAGGCCCGTCGACTAGCATCTGGATGTCAGCGAGCCACACGTGTTGGATGGGCTCCGGATGAGGCTCTACGTTCTTTAACCACTAGTTTTAGTGCGCTTGTTCAGCTGTCAGCTGcctgcctgaaaacaaatccCTGTCCTGGTTGTGACGTCTGCCATAAAGCAAGACTAGTTGACAGggatgaggatgatgatggcCAGCAGCCTATGGACAAGTTGAAGGAGATAGTTGGTCTGTACAGAGAGTTTGTTGGGGCTGTTGAAACTGCTGGGACTGGTGGTGTGAACAGTGGTAGGAGTGTCGGGTCTGGACAGAGTCAGGGGGAGGAAGATGGGGTGAGGTTGCTAGCCAAACGCTGCACTTTGCTTATCTCATCGGTATTTGCGCTCACACAACTTTTCCGGACATGCACACTGGAAACCACAGAAACACCTGGCCGCGTACCTCTCAATTTTTGACCCGAACCTTCAGACTTGTAAATGATGGACTCCAGAGGTGAGACAAGAGCAAACTGCACAGAGCAAATTGGTTTGTAACTCCAGTATTTTTGTACAAGTGCCATGCACACTACAACACATTACACATACTGACACCTCACATAATCCTAAAGAGGTCTGCCTCTCTTCGCAACACGTGTGGACTATGCATTTGTACATATGAATTTTATAATTACTTTATTCTCTTATTTTATGATAcaatatgtgtatgtatgtactGATTATCcatgtatatatttatgtatttatttttacaatatttGCACCATTATCTGTCATGTGCAGATCTCTGGTgtgtaaaacctaaaaaaacatggatgtcactggattttttattttcccttgtCTTTGAGACAGTATTATGTTATCTTTTGCTGCttctaaaaaaaatcttcattctACAAGGTGTAATCTGTAAATTGTCATTTTATTCAGTCTATTATTGCAGTACATTTACtgataagacacagaaaataTACTTTATTACAGTTTTGAACTACAATGattaactgttttgtttttatatgtgtAAGGTTTACAACTTTTTAAGGGTTCGGTTTTTAAACCTCACAGTCACAAATAAATGTGGTACAAAACTCTACAGCAGGGAGAGCACTTTTGACTGTTACAGATTGCACCTTTTTGTGAGACATAGCCTTGTATGAAGTGTTTGTCCTGTCCTTCCCCCCCCCATCCAGGATTACTCTCTGTTGTTTCTTGGTACTATAACCATTAACCAAATGTATGCAGTATTATAACATTCTTGTTTTTCCAAATGCCTCCATCTATATATGTTTTCTGGATATGTGGGGATGGGGGCCTAGGCAGTGAAACAGTGGACCTTATTTATGTAGTTGGCACAAGGGTGACTGTTAAACTCTGTCCAGATGTAGCAAAGATCCAAAGTCTTAAAAAACACTGAGCCACAACTGTTCCCTGCCTTGGGTTCCTCTTTGTACACCACTTTATCAACAAAACACTGACAAATGAACTGACAGAGGACAGAACTGTAGATATACATCTGTGTCCTACCTTAGGTTATGCCTATGCAAACATAAACTCCTAAGCCCCTGCACACTgtatgctgtttttatttctttcaatgCCAACATTAAAACCAACAACAGATGCATTATATTTGTGTGAAATAATGggagttttttagttttttgtttggaaTGCTGGCTTTTCATCTTGCTTTGGGGAAACTATCTGCATCGCTATTTGCAACAATTTGCGAAGTTGCATGGCATTTGCAATCGTCAATGTGAAGACTCCTGTCTATACTGATCTCTGTGAATCGTCGCTAAAAGGATTACATTGCTTGATCAGTTTGCTGATGTAAAGTGTTTGCTGATCAgctcaacatttcacaaaacgTCGCCAGTGCGCCTGATCTTCCACCATGAAGGATTTACTTGAGCCACATTTGACAAGAGGATGGCACTTAAGACTGATCAATCAGTAGCTGCTCCTCTAAATATAAGGGGATTAGGGTGAATAAAGGCTGCTTAAGTATCCAGTCAGCTGGTGAGGAGATGtgttttttccccaaaatgacAAAGGAAAGGGTATAAGGAAAATCTCTTGAGACGTCCAGCTGCCATGTCTTCAGGTAGCTTTATCCATCACTGCACTAACAAACCATTCTGTGATGTCCCAAGTGTGTTTGTATGTCTCCTTTTGTTCATCAAAGGCTCAGAGCTGAGTCTGttacacttttctgtttttacgcGGTTTTGtatgaaacatttgtttctaCACAAACAGACCCTTTTTCCATATTTACATCCAACAAAGTCAATGTAACAAGAATTGTACTGTTTGGAAATAAATGACACACTGACCTTCATGGCGTTTACTGAGTGTTTGTGTCTGCTGGACGTGAGCATTTGACCCATTAGTGAATTCAGGCCCCCTTGTTAAAATAACAGGTTAGTTTCTTAGACCTGAAGTCTTATTTACAACATTGCAAAGTTGAAATTAAAAGCCAAATTGTTCAAGtgaaaacaatgtatttgaGAACCTGAACTATTTCTATTGCCATGTCTTTTTGACATGTCGGAACCTTTAATGCTGTTAATGAGGATTACTGTGGGATTTCTTTTCCGGTGTTAACTCGCTTACCGTCTGCTAAAGCAGTGTTTATCTGTGAACTGAAGCGTCTCTCTTTATCCTCGAGCTCCCTCTCATGTCTTCTTCTCCATtcttagaaatcatgaccaacaTTCTGACCTCTTTTAATTCTCCTGATAACTTTGAATGCAAAGAAAATTGACTTGAAACTGAAATGACTCCATGACGACCATATCAGGGTGAAGAGAAACCAAGAGCTGAGAGGCTTTGTAACTACAGCAGCTCAACTCTTCTCAAGCCAAAGTCCTCACATCAGATTGTCCTTAATCGGCTCTTTATCTGTTGTCTGACTCCTTGATGCAGTATTCTAAAGAGTAACAATCATCAGAGGTCTTGATGCCAGAACTACTTcagtgattaaaaacaaaaaacaatcatcGTAGTCACagtatttttgtgtttcacaAGTGAGTACCAAGTCTTATTTATCTTGTCTATAGTGCATCATCGAACAGAGTGCTGCAGGTAGTGCGAGTGATCAAAAAGCAGAGATTAGAGTGTATCTTAGGCAAAGGACAGGTGACATATTGTACAATGAGGCCCAGTGGATACAAAGGGTTGGCACAGAAATCACCAATATACAAGAATCATTCATTTAGTTTTACAATGCAGTGTTACAAtgccttgccaaagtattcataAAACCTTTAACCTTTTTCAAATAaccaaaatctttaatgtataTTACTGGGATCTGAGGTTATGAACAAACACAAAGTGTTGCATAAATGtaaggtggaaggaaaacaaggaatggttttcaaaatgttttccaaattaCAATCTAAAAGTGTGGTGCGCACGTAGATTTGGCCAACTTTACTCCGACACCCCTCAATAAAATCCTTTAGAAGACTTCAGAAGTCACCATTGAGTAAATAGAGTCCAAATGTGTGTAGGttaatctctgtataaataCAGTTGTTCTAGCCCCTCAGAtggttgttagagaacatcagtgaacaaacagctctGGAGCCAAGAACACAGAAGACAGGTCAGGAATGGAGttgtagaaaaacagaaagcagttaggttataaaacaggtccttctcaaaatattagcatattgtgataaagttcattattttccataatgtcatgatgaaagtttaacattcatatattttagattcattgcacactaactgaaatatttcaggtctttcattgtcttaatacggatgattttggcgtacagctcatgaaaacccaaaattcctatctcacaaaattagcatatcattaaaagggtctctaaacgagctatgaacctaatcatctgaatcaacgagttaactctaaacacctgcaaaagattcctgaggcctttaaaactcccagcctggttcatcactcaaaaccccaatcatgggtaagactgccgacctgactgctgtccagaaggccactattgacaccctcaagcaagagggtaagacacagaaataaatttctgaacgaataggctgttcccagagtgctgtatcaaggcacctcagtgggaagtctgtgggaaggaaaaagtgtggcagaaaatgctgcacaacgagaagaggtgaccggaccctgaggaagattgtggagaagggccgattccagaccttgggggacctgcggaagcagtggactgagtctggagtagaaacatccagagccaccgtgcacaggcgtgtgcaggaaatgggctacaggtgccgcattccccagacctgggctacagagaagcagcactggattgttgctcagtggtccaaagtactttttttggatgaaagcaaattctgcatgtcattcagaaatcaaggtgccagagtctggaggaagactggggagaaggaaatgccaaaatgccagaagtccagtgtcaagtacccacagtcagtgatggtctggagtgccgtgtcagctgctggtgttggtccactgtgttttatcaagggcagggtcaatgcagctagctatcaggagattttggagcacttcatgcttccatctgctgaaaagctttatggagatgaagatttcatttttcagcacgacctggcacctgctcacagtgccaaaaccactggtaaatggtttactgaccatggtatcactgtgctcaattggcctgccaactctcctgacctgaaccccatagagaatctgtgggatattgtgaagagaacgttgagagactcaagacccaacacactggatgagctaaaggccgctatcgaagcatcctgggcctccataagacctcagcagtgccacaggctgattgcctccatgccacgccgcattgaagcagtcatttctgcaaaaggattcccgaccaagtattgagtgcataactgtacatgattatttgaaggttgacgttttttgtattaaaaacacttttcttttattggtcggatgaaatatgctaattttgtgagataggaattttgggtttttatgagctgtatgccacaataatccgtattaagacaataaaagacctgaaatatttcagttagtgtgcaatgaatttaaaatatatgaatgttaaattttcatcatgacattatggaaaataatgaactttatcacaatatgctaatattttgagaaggacctgtacatcccaAGCACTGTTCAAATCCATCATGTGAAAATGAGAAGAGTATGGTACAACGGctaacctaccaagacatgctACTGACAGGACGGACAAAGGGAATATACCTCAGCAGCCAGGATGGTCATGCTAACTGGTGGAGCTGTTATGCAGTCTACAAATCTTTTTTGAGTCCCATTTTCCATTTCCTAGATGCCCTGTATGGGGTCtctgcaaacatgtggaagaagatgctctggtcagatacgACCAAAAATGAACCTTTTAGTCTGAAAGGAGGCAACTGTGGCTTAGTGGGACACTCTCCATCCATTCTGATTGAGCATGAGCCATTTAGATAacaattagagaaaaaaaaactctagaTGTGTAAACCTGGTAGAAACAAAATCTACAAAACTCGTTCTAATTGCAGCATAAGGCGACCCAACAAAGGACTGACCCAGggaggctgaaaacaaatgcacgcTTCAGATTCTTTggtaaagaaatatttaaatcatcGTTTTCATTCTACTTCACAGTTATTTATGTCCACCACATTAAATTCCACTAGAAAACATGGAAGTTAtggtttacaaaaaaataatacaatattgaggggtatgaatactatAGCATGGCACTATAAATGTCATGCAAATTTTGCCCTTCAAGAAAATGCAACCATCTTCCCATTTATCCTGAAACAGCAATGCAACAAATTGTCcttttattgataaagatttGACGTAGCTGCAATGAATGAATGTACACTTTTAGAGAAATGTACTGACTTTCAGAACAATTACAAGCAACGCTAATACCGGCGGGAGGAACTCTTCAGTAAAACTGGAATACAAAAGCTTTCTtttgaaaggagaaaaaaaatcattagttAAACACTGCAGGCAGTTAAAGGAAAACTAAACGGTCTTAAAAATTAGGGCAAACAGTCCATTTTACATGGCAGCTTGAGCTTTTTGTGCCACCGAAGATTACCCTCTGTCCCAGTCTTCACTCTCCGCCATTAATCTTCAGCCTCTCAAATGTCCAAGCAACGTGCCTTTCCTCTTTGGGCCGTCGAACATGCTCAGAACTGTGCTGTGGTGGCTGCAACTACTCAAGCTTGAAATCTGAGCCCATTATGTCAACAGATGTTACAGACAGAGAGGAGAGCATGCGTGAGAGGAGAAAATATTAGCAGGataaaacagaagaggtttaAGAATCAAATGATGACAGTAAGcacttttttttccaataatCAGCATTACAGAACTGGTTCAAAATTAATTAAAGGAACAAAGGTGCACGACAAAATTACTGGATTTCTTTTAAGCTGCACTCAAAGTCCAAATATAATTTAACTCCTtcctaagaaataaaaaaaacaaaaacaaatatgggTGTAGCTTGTTTAAATTCAAAGACATCCTGCTGATGAACCTGCTGATCACCAACCAGAGCTGATCATTAGAAAATTGGCTGATTCTGATCTCTGGTTGACTAACAGGTGAATCTTAGGTCAGCTTTATCCCcgccattttaatattttgtgtcCTAATTTTGGCAGAGAAATTtcataaacattaaaaatttCATATTTCCAGCATAAGCTTTCAGTTGGTGGCTGGTGAGAAATAAATAGGCAAAAGTCTGTGAATCTCTTGTTCACGAATAATCTCTGGACATTTGAATGGTCAAAAGCACTAAAGTGTTTAAGAGGCAGCAGTTTAGCTTGAAAGAAAGCGCTTTTGTTTGTCAAAATGGTGGGATGTAATTTTCTAAACTCCACAGCacacagagagaaaacagaTTTTCCTACAAAACAGTGAACAAAATCAAGtgatgctgtaaaaaaaaaaaaaacactcctgCACAGACCAAACAAGGGCTTACCATTTGGACCCTGGCACAAATTACGTGAAGGCTGAAGtgtacattttgattttattaggaCAACATTAAAAAGTAACATTGGCAGGTGGTTATCTTACACTCGCAGCTggcccctctctctctctctcttctctctcaGTCCTGGAATAACAGAGCCAGACATCAACCGCATGGACTTTACTTTCTCTTTCAACACACCTCCCATCTCTTCAGACTGACGTTGCTTTAAATGCTTCTTCCATTTCATCATGTTGATTCCTCCTTTCATAACAGTTTCAGCAGCAGCTCATAGGTGGCGTTGATTATTCCCCAGGACAGCAGTGAGCGGTGGTAATTGAGATGGGCTCCTCTGAACAGCATGGCCACGCTGCCCCCCCTCTCCCTCCACACTGTTAATAGCACCTTCCGACACGGCTGGAAGGCTCCACCGACCTGAGACTGAGCCCGCGACTTGACCACGTTTAATGGGTAAAACATAATGCCGAGAGCTGCTCCCAAAACCCCTCCACAGACAAAATCATTAACCAAGTGACCCACTTTGTTAGTAGCTTCTGGTAACAGCTCCTTGATGGGCCCCCGCAGGCCAAAGAAGAGCACATTGCTGGGACCGTTACGGAGGAGTATGGGTACGAGGCCGCGGTAACACTCTCTGATGCCGTACTCGGTCAGAAGTGTCCGGAAGGTGTGTGCGGTGTTGTTGAAGCGCTCATGGTGCCGATGATCCTGAAGGAGAGTCTGAACGCGCTCAAACGGCGTGAGGGTGGCTTCTGCGGTTCCTGCCAGCGCTGCGGCAAAGCTTCGTGTGACGAGCTCCGGCACGCCGCTGCCACAAGCATGGCCGTGCAGTACTCGGGAGAAGTCCTCATAAAGGCCAAACATGATGGCCACTGTGGTGCTCTTCTGGAGCAGTGGGGGGAGGAGGCCCCGATACAGATTCCTCAGCCCATCCCTCTGTAGCTGTTGGACTGCCTCAGTCACCAGCACACCATGCAGCTGCTGGCGGAACAGCACTTTCTGAATGGGGAAGGTCACCAAAATGTTGGTGAAGGCTGCCATGGAGCCACAGACATAGTGTTTTCCTTGAGGGCCCAACCTGGCGCCGAGAACCCCAGCAGGCAACAAGGAGGAGCCTCCTTTCGTCAGGCCAGCCCTGGGTTGAGGTGTTCGGGTTGACTCAGAGTCCATGGTGCTGACAGCCATGAGCGGCTCAGTGCACGCCCTGATGCCCCATCATAATATCAGCTCTGTACATCACTAAAACAAAtattagaaaaagaaataacatgttaggtgaaacaataaaaataaaaaaaatcattgctttttaaaaggtCTCTGGCAGAACTATGTAAATACGGCGGCCTCCTGAAGTATTCAAACCCCCTTTATATTTAGccattttacaaccacaaacatctctattcctgggattttatgtcagactacaacaaagtagtgcatacttgTGATACAtcggtcattttttttttttttttacaaaaaaggtgtAATGTGGATATGCATCAGCCTCCCTTAAatatgatacccctaaataacatCCAGTGAGATTAACTGCCATCAGAAGACCCAAATTTGTAAATAGATCACAGTGTGAATACAGCAGCTCTGTGAGAACCCCCCGGAGGCTACATGAAGCTTTgaccatctcacagagcactgttctgCCCATCATATGaaatagaaagagtatggcacaactgtaaacttacCAAGACATTATCATCTACTTAAACTGACATACCTGGCAACTACAGCATTAATTATATAACATgatggtggctgcatcatgctgtggcaaTTGATCTCATCACCACCAAAATGGAAGCAGGTCAAAGTTGATTGGAAAGATGGACAGAGCTAAATACTGCGCGATTCGGGAAGAATacctgtcagaggctgcaaaacacttaTTAATATTAGAGGTGTTTGGCAGCCTGGTGGACGCTCACATTCCAAGACAATACACAAAAATatgcagtcagagctacaattaaAATACTTTGCTTCTAAAGCACTTTTTCTGAAATTCATGTATCCTGTTCTTTTCACTTCACGACTGTGCATTACTTTCtactggtctatcacattaaatcccaaagTGTTTGTAAtaatacaaaatgtgaaaaacttcaagGGGTATTACTTTAGCGAGGCACTGTTTATTACATTTGATTTTCCTACAACATAAACAGGGACTTTAAAGTATATACCAACTCTGGACAAATTACTCTAACTCgttttaaaaacattgcaaCAGCTGTCTTTGTAAGGCAAAGACAGTTGATCCTATatacataaaatgtatttacctCAATAAATCTGATGTGATTTATTAGATGGGTTTCTATTGCATATCTGGTAATGATAGTATCATTTCGTGTCAAACATAATCTAACTGAGATTAAACTGTTACAACCACCAACCTAACGCCTGTCCAAACAGGCTGCCTCAACTGCTGACTGATAAGGATTATTGCCCCAACAGACTGATAAGTTAGGGCCAAAGTCATAAGCAGGGCCGAGACAACTATTTAAACACATCGACACATATGTAAAGCTAAAACCACTGTGTATGTACAGTAATAAATGACAATCAATAAcatttaaagctgtttttatacACGGTATTCCGTGCAACAGAAGTAACAAATTAAGTCCAATAAATACGGAAAACAAGacatctgaaaataaatgtttat contains these protein-coding regions:
- the slc25a51b gene encoding solute carrier family 25 member 51b, with the translated sequence MAVSTMDSESTRTPQPRAGLTKGGSSLLPAGVLGARLGPQGKHYVCGSMAAFTNILVTFPIQKVLFRQQLHGVLVTEAVQQLQRDGLRNLYRGLLPPLLQKSTTVAIMFGLYEDFSRVLHGHACGSGVPELVTRSFAAALAGTAEATLTPFERVQTLLQDHRHHERFNNTAHTFRTLLTEYGIRECYRGLVPILLRNGPSNVLFFGLRGPIKELLPEATNKVGHLVNDFVCGGVLGAALGIMFYPLNVVKSRAQSQVGGAFQPCRKVLLTVWRERGGSVAMLFRGAHLNYHRSLLSWGIINATYELLLKLL